From Bacteroidales bacterium:
TATGAAGTTCATAAAAAAAGCAGTTACTTAAGGCAACTGCTTTTCAAAATTAACAATAAAATTATTTACTGATAATAATTTTATGTGTTTTAATATCCCCATTGATATTTATTCTTATAAAATATATACCGTCAATGTGGGAGCTAAGGTTTAGTGTATAAATATTATTTCCTTCTGACATTTTCATAGTTTCACTAAATATTTCCTGTCCCACCAGGTTGATTACAGAAATTATAATATCCGATTCATGTGAAGACCCGACCTGAATGTATATCTGGCCTGTTGATGATGGATTGGGATAAATGTTATAAGTTATGGTAGCATTTTCATAATCATTAATACTTGCTGTATTTTTAGCTGTAGTAAATTTAAATGGAGCCGACCAATCCGTTGAGTCTAAAGAAGTAATTGCCCTCATTCTCCAATAATATGATTGAAAATAATTAAGTGGTTCTGTTCCCGGTATAGTATATGATGTAAGGCTATCCAGAATTGTGTAATATCTTGGATTAGAGAAGGCATTACTTGTGTCAATTTCCAGATTGTATGCCCCGATATCTCCAACTTTAGTCCAGGAAAAAGCCGGAGTAATACTGATGCTTGTATCATTATTAGCCGGTGATATCAGCGAAACAACATCTATAGTTGTAAACCTTCTGATTTCACTCCATTTAGATGTATCCAGATGATTATATGCCCTGACTTTCCAGAAATATTTCTGTCCAAATAGTAATGTGTCGGTGAATGTTCTTATTATGGTATCTGTACCTGCGGTATAAATTGTACTTAAAGTATCTACAGTGAAATACATTGGTGATGTAAACAATGTGTCAACAGATAATGCATATTGATAGAAATTCGAGCCTGTCCATTTCCATTCAAGTTTACAAACAGGTGATTTTTTAATAGTATCGTCCGCAGGTTTCTTCAGCAAAACTGTATCAATTGTCCAGACATTTAAGGCATCTGACCAGTCGCTGGTATCGGCAGCGTGAAGTGCCCTCATTCTGAGATAATAATGTTCTCCAAAACCCAGTTGTTTTGAGTTACTTTCGGTTTTGTTAGCGGCAATAAGGCTGCCAACATAGAATGGGCTTGAGAATGCAAGGGTGGTATCCATTTCATACTCGTAATTTGCTAATCCAGATATTGCATTCCACTTAAAATTCATTTTTACATACTGATTTTTAGCACTATCAGTTGGTTTAATGATTTTAACTTTTTGTATGGTTGTAAATTTTCTTATATCAGACCAGCCTGATGAATCGCTTTCACTAAAAGCTTTTACTCTCCAGTAATATTTTGTGTTAAACTTTAACAATACGGCATTGGTTGCTGAAAAAGATGTTGAATAATAAACAGGATTTGTAAACAAACTATCATTACTTATTTGTACTTTGTATGAGAGTCCCATAGGAACTGATGTCCAATCGAGCAATACGTTTGGCATCTGGTTTACTGCTCCATTTGCCGGAGCAGATAATGTAGGTGCATACATCGGTGTAATATCGACAAATACGGTGGATGTTGATGTTTCTCCATCTAAATCCTGAATGGTATAAGTAAAGCTGTCAGAGCCAAGATACGTTGTTGATGACGGAGTATAAACTATCTTATCATCAGCAGGGTTTGTGGGTGTGCCATTATTGTTGATACTAGTAACTCCATGTGCACCGTTAGTTGAAACCAATGCGCAGGCACATGGGCCATCGCCTCCAAAGGTGTCGTTATACAAAACGTGAATCGTTACACTTGAATTCGGATTTGTGTATGCATTATCGTCATTACTATATGGCATATCATTAATGGGTAAGACATCAATAAAGACCGTATCATCTGAACATGCAGGGGGCAAAGGTAAACCATTATCACAAATAGCAATTATCACTGTGTCCGTACCAAAAAAATCCGGGGCAGGAGTATAAGTAAAAGTCCCATCCGTGTTAATAACAATTGAGCCATGAATCGGTCCGCTGACAGGAACAGTACTTGCAGTTAGTGCTGTTCCCTCAACAATATCTATATCTGCATTGGCTAAAACATCTCCACTCACAGCTGTGTCTTCATTAGTAATATAATTTTCATTAATTGTAAGCGGAGCATCATTAATTGAATCAACAGTGATTTCTAAATTAGCTGTATCCAATTGAAGGTTCCCATCAGTCAAATAATATGTTATTGAAGGTACTACGCCGTTCCAATTTTCTACCGGAGTAAAAACAAAACCTCCGTTTGTATCAACCATAATCTCTCCGATTCCTGACATAGTAGCAGTATCGCCGGGCAGATAAGCGGTTAGGTTCACATCAAAACCTGTTATTTCCATGGTATCTCCGTCTGCATCCATATCATTTGTCAGAACATTATCAATCAGGACATTGTCTTCATCAACATAAAAAGTATCATTAACCGCTACCGGTTTGTCATTTGTGCCAGCTACAGTAAAATAAACTGTTGCAGTATCGCAGTCCCCGTCAATATCGCAAAGCTTATATGTCATCGAATCTGTTCCGAAAAAATTTAAATCCGGTGTATAGGTAAAAACTCCTGTTGTATCTAATACTAATGCACCATGCAATGGCCCATTGATAATACTCCAAATATTACCTCCATCTAAACTGGGAACATCATTAAGCGAAACATCTCCATTAAAAACAACATCTTCTGTAACCAAGCAATTATCATCTGATGCTGTTGGCTCAGCCAATAAGGCGGGTAAATGAGAAAAAATAATGTTTTTTGAAGTTACATACAGTTTGTTTTGGTGTGCATTAAAAATATTGTAAGGAAATCCATAAACGCTTATACCCCATATAAGTAATACTATTCCACATAAAAATTTTTTCATAACTTTTATTTTTTTATTATTTATTAAAATTTTAATTACAACTCAAATTTATTTTTTAAACTCCGTTTACCTTACAATTAAGAATTTACCGCTTTTGTATTCATTGCCATGTACTAACTGAATTATATATGAACCTTTTGACAACTCGCTGCAGTTTAATTTTTCAGTATGATATCCGCTTGGTTTATTATATATATTCTGTGTTTTCACAAGTTTTCCTTTCAAATCATAAATATTTATGGTAAGCCCTGAATTAACATTAAGTGAAAACCCAATATTAATATAATCTGTTGCTGGATTTGGATAAATATTTAGCTTGCCAGCTGATGCAACGCTTGGCTTATTGTTGTTATTTATTCCTAAATATTCGAAATTTCCATAAAATCCACGACCGTGAGTGGCGACATATATTGCTCCATAATTTGTAACTCCGGGATAATTATATACCTGTTGCCTTATCATAAATACCGGTACTCTTGGCATACCATTATTTTCTTCTGTCCATTCAATAAGTGCCTCTGATTTAGTAATATCCTGTGTGGCATACATGCCGTATTCTGTCCCGATAATAACCATCTTTGGATTGCTCATTTCAAAAATACAACTGTAAACCGGCATGGCTGGGAGTTTTTTGCCGGCTGTTGTGCCTTGTTTTGCTTCAAAAGTCGGGTCATAATCCAATGCATTGCTGCTATAATATATATACTTTGTTCTTCCATAATTTCCCAATGTTGCTAAAACCCTGTTTGGATTGTTTGGGTCAACAGCAATGCTTGTTACTGCCTGTGCAAATGACTCAATTTCTCTAAACTCTAATACGGAATATGGGCTGTTATAAGTAGCGCTTAAAGAATCTGTAATTGCAAGTATGTTTGAAATCCTGTATAATTTTCCTCCAACAGTTCCAACAAACAAATAGTTTCCGCATTTTGATATCGTAAATGTGTGCGGATTTGCAATATTTGCAATATTAAACCACTGTGGAGTTATTCCAAAATGAAGCGCTTTTTTTGTCATCCATACACCATTTGCTGTACCAACAAAAAAGTGGGATGTAATAATATCTTTAACATACAGTGTATCCCCAGGGAAAAGAGTATCGGTAACATTAGAATAATAAAAATCTTCTGGTGTAATAATATAATTAAAAGGATAAAAATCATTTTGGCTTTTAACAACAATATTATCTCCGATAACATGTTTGAGGGTATCCACATACCATGTATAATCGGGGCTGTATGAATTATTAAAGCTTTCCCAGTGTAACATAGGAGTAATAAAGGGGCCTGCATTTTCACCCGGCACATATGAGCCTATCATGAATGTACTCATAAATTGCAAGTTAGAAGCCTGCTGATAAGTTGCTCCTCTGTCGGGCGAGCGCCAGATGCCTGCATATTGAGAAGTTCCAAAGAATGCATCGGGGTTTATTAAAGAAAAAGCTGCCCATCCACCGTCACCGCTATATAATACCATACCTTTTTTTGTGTCAAAACCAGTGCCGCTAACATAAGGATTGCTGTTGTCTTGAGTACCGCCCATAATACCTGTTGTCCCGTTATGTGCAAGCGCATAAAACTGGGTAATACTGTAATTTCTATTTATGTGCTGAAAAGTATAGCCTCCGTCTGTAGTTTTAGCAATTCCTCCATCGGAGCCAAGGTAAAAGATATTCGGATTTCTTTTATCAAAAACAATGGCGTGCATATCCACATGGCAATCGTATTGTTCGGAGCCGATAGTAACCTGAGTAACATTGCCTCCATAATGCCATTCCCAAACTACAATACCGCCCATAAAGATTTTATCAGGGTTGGTTGGATGAACGGTTACAACATTATCATAAGTACCCTGACTATTATCTCCGAATAAATTAAAAGCAGGAGAACCCCCCGGGGCAATCTGTTCCCAGTTTTGCCCTTTATCTATTGACCTGTAAACTCCTTTAAGCGACCCAATAGCATTTGCTACTACTGCATAAATGTAATTTGGATTTGAGGGAGCAATATCAATTTCAATTCTTCTAGAAGTACCAATTTCCGGAGGGGTTCTGTCAACAAAGGTATGAGGATTGCCACTGTTGGAACCCTCTGAAGAAATATATACTTTATTGCCTACAACAGCTGCAATGGTTTGGTCGGAACCAATAGCCAGAGCAGTACAAACTCCTGTCAATATTGTTGTTCCATTAGGAGCATAGACGGGATTTACCCATTGAGAAGAATTTGTGTCCCAATATCTTAAACCTTTATAAGTGCCGGCATAAATCCTTCCGCTGACAGGGTCAACAACGATATCATTAACAAATGACCAATCTAAACCTGTATTATTCGTGCTTGTTGGTTTTGCTCCATTAAATATTGCCCAGGAATTGCCGCCATCCGTTGACTCATAAAGTCCGCTTCCAAGAAATCCCGGGGTACCTGAAATTCCGTCAACATTTGCGAAATATTCACCCGTGCCAACATAAAGATATCCTGTAATGGGGCTTTGTGCAATACAGCAAATATTTACATCCGGTAAGCCGGGCAATGGTATCCATGACGTGCCTCCCGTTTCGGTTTTAAACAAACCGCCGGCAACTCCGCCTGCATATAAAACATTGCTGTTGTCTTTATCTACCAATATCGCTCTGGTTCTTCCGCCCACATTATTCGGGCCAAGTTCATCCCATTGCAAACCAATGGCTTTGCTGTTTGTCAACTGGGCTATTTCTTTCTGGGCATTTAATACATCAATAATATTTAATTCACCTGTAAGTGGATCATTTTTGATAGAAGCAAGCCATTTGGCTGCCCCCGCATATTCCTGATAAATCTGAGATTTTTTTGGGTTATACTTTCTTTCGGAATTTCCACTGATTACTGACAATACAAAAATTACAGCAACAACAACTAGAATTCCTGAACTAATTAGTAGATTTTTGCTTTTCATAATTAAAATTAAATTTTATTTATTTTATATTTTATTTAATATTAGTTACTTATGATTTTAATATAATATATTAATAAAAAAACGGCACAAGATACAGCTTTTTTACTTACCAGCCAAATACTTTTATAAAATTCAAGTATCACTTTACAAAAAAGAATGTTCAAATATAATATTTTGTTGGCAAATAGAACCTTTAAATCAGAGAAAGGTAAGATTACATCAGTTTCCGGTTAATTGAAATATGATTTTGTGCATGATAAGAAGATCTGATCATGGGGCCGCATTCTGCATTTTTAAATCCTTTTTCCATGGCAATCTTTTTAAATTTAAAAAATTCTTCGGGCGTATAATACTTTAGTACACTATGATTTTGTCTTGCCGGTTGGAGATATTGTCCGATAGTAATTATTTTACAATTTACAGACAACAAATCATCCATGACGGCATAAATTTCATTTTCCTTTTCCCCCAGCCCGACCATTATACCTGATTTGCTCGTAACACCAGCTTTATCAATGTATTTTAATACCTGAAGGCTGCGCCTATAATTGGCATTATATCTTATCGCAGGCGAAAGTCTTTCCACTGTTTCCAGATTATGCGAAATGATTTCTGGTTTTGCGTGAATAACCATTTCAAGACTATCTTCACTCCCTTTAAAATCAGGAATAAGAGCTTCAATAGTAGTATTTTTGCTATATTTCTTAATGGCAGTAATGGTATCATACCAAATTTGGGCACCCCCATCAGTTAAATCATCGCGGGTAACTGAAGTTAATACGCAATGCCACAAGCCGATTTTAGCAATAGCTTCAGCAATTTTAAAAGGTTCGTCTTCATCGGGAGGTTTCATGTTGCCATGAGATACTGCACAGAATTTGCAATTGCGTGTACAACTGTCTCCAAGAATCATAAATGTGGCAGTTTTTGCAGACCAGCATTCTGCAATATTTGGACATTTACCGCTTTCGCAAATGGTATGCAGGTTATATTCCGAAAGATAATTTTTAATATACGAATAATGTTCTGCCTGGGGAAGTTTTATTTTCAACCAGTCGGGTTTTCTTTCTTCAGCCCTATTTTGTGCAGGGTTTTTAGTTTTCATAATTCAGTTTAATTTTTTCTCTTACCCAGATGCAGGCTTAGATAAACATTTGCAAAAAAGAATTGGTTTTTTTGTGTTGCCATAATGGGAATGCTTCTATAAAAAGCATCCATAAACACTCCGCATTCCAATGTCTTAACAAATCTGTCATCAGCACCATACTCAAAACTTAATCCTATTTTCGCATAGATACCCGGATAAAACCCAATTTTATTAAATCCTTTAAAAAAGGAGCCTCGCCCATAAATATCTGTAATATAGTGAATATTTGGGTCGAAACGCTCAAGAGACAAGTAAGACTCGCCGGTTTGTTCATCAAATTTTACAATATACAGGTATATTGGCTTTGTAAACCCCAGATCCAATCCTCCGTAATAAAATAACCTTACCTCAATGCCTCCCCAGTAAGGTTTCCCATTTAGGATATGCTGCTGTCCAAAACCACCACGAAAAACATAAAAATGATTTAACTTTCCATAAAAAAAGCTTCTTGAATTTTCATAATAAGATGACATTTTAATTTCTTTCGGATGCTTAATATTCAATGCTTCAATTTCCCACATAATTTTCCTGAAATATGTTTTATGCTTTCCTTGTCTGTATCCAAGGCCAAAACCGCCAGAATGAACCATGATAAATCCTGATTGCTCCTTACGATAAAGTATTTTTTTATCAATATTTGATTCTGACTGCGCGAAAATCAAATCACTGATGCACATCGTTAGAAGCAATGGCAATATTTTCACAAAACAATTCATTTGGAAAAATGCATTGCACAAAGTTAAAAATAATTATTATTAAAAATGGTGTTAAACTTGCCGGGCTGTAACTGATTTTTTTACAACTTTACTATAAGCAGGACAAAGTTCCCTGGTGCCGCAAGAGGCTATAAAAACTGCAACGATAACAACTAAAATTATTATAGATACTATTTTTTTCATGTTTCAGTATTTTGAGTGGCTCTGGTGGGATTTATAAGCATCACAACGTTCCGTTGTTTTACACGAAGAAATTGCTAAAATAAAACCAAACACTATAAAAAATATTAAAACAAATTTTTTCATAAAAATTCACTTTTTATTTAAGCTTCTGCAAAATTAATAACTTTATTCAAGTTGTTGTTTTACAACACATAAAAACTTATTAACAATTTTGTGTTAAACAATGTCAATTTATAGATTAATAACGTTATTTTTACGTTAAAATTATATTATGGCTGAAATTAACCCTGTTATAGAAGAAAGCTGGAAGAATATTTTAAAAGATGAGTTTATCGCAGAATATTTTCTCCAACTCAAATCACTCCTGGTAGAAGAAAAAAAGAAATATATGGTTTACCCTTCCGGGGCCTTTATTTTTTCAGCTTTTAACCACACTCCGTTTCAAAATGTAAAGGCAGTCATTATAGGACAAGACCCCTATCATGGTTTCGGGCAGGCAAATGGGCTGTGCTTTTCTGTATCTGAAGGAATAAAAAAACCTCCTTCGCTTGAAAATATTTTCAAAGAACTTCATAACGATTTAGGGATACCCATACCTAAATCAGGGAATCTTGAAAAATGGGCAAATCAGGGAGTTCTATTGTTAAATGCATCGCTTACGGTAAGAGCCAACACACCTAACTCCCACCAGGACTTTGGATGGCAAATTTTTACAGATGCTGTCATTAAAAAACTATCAGAAGAAAGGGAAAGAATTGTCTTTTTGTTATGGGGGAAATTTGCACAAAGTAAGGAGCCGCTTATTGACAAGGAAAAGCATCACATACTGACAGCAGCTCACCCCTCGCCTTATTCAGCGTATAATGGATTTTTTGGGTGTAAACACTTTTCCAAAACCAATGATATACTTCGCGACCAAGGTATATCCGAAATTAACTGGGCTATTGAATGAGCTTATTAAAATGACCAGAAAATTTTTTCATAATTATATCTTATACACCTTGTTGTTGATACT
This genomic window contains:
- the ung gene encoding uracil-DNA glycosylase, coding for MNPVIEESWKNILKDEFIAEYFLQLKSLLVEEKKKYMVYPSGAFIFSAFNHTPFQNVKAVIIGQDPYHGFGQANGLCFSVSEGIKKPPSLENIFKELHNDLGIPIPKSGNLEKWANQGVLLLNASLTVRANTPNSHQDFGWQIFTDAVIKKLSEERERIVFLLWGKFAQSKEPLIDKEKHHILTAAHPSPYSAYNGFFGCKHFSKTNDILRDQGISEINWAIE
- a CDS encoding Ig-like domain-containing protein; the encoded protein is MKKFLCGIVLLIWGISVYGFPYNIFNAHQNKLYVTSKNIIFSHLPALLAEPTASDDNCLVTEDVVFNGDVSLNDVPSLDGGNIWSIINGPLHGALVLDTTGVFTYTPDLNFFGTDSMTYKLCDIDGDCDTATVYFTVAGTNDKPVAVNDTFYVDEDNVLIDNVLTNDMDADGDTMEITGFDVNLTAYLPGDTATMSGIGEIMVDTNGGFVFTPVENWNGVVPSITYYLTDGNLQLDTANLEITVDSINDAPLTINENYITNEDTAVSGDVLANADIDIVEGTALTASTVPVSGPIHGSIVINTDGTFTYTPAPDFFGTDTVIIAICDNGLPLPPACSDDTVFIDVLPINDMPYSNDDNAYTNPNSSVTIHVLYNDTFGGDGPCACALVSTNGAHGVTSINNNGTPTNPADDKIVYTPSSTTYLGSDSFTYTIQDLDGETSTSTVFVDITPMYAPTLSAPANGAVNQMPNVLLDWTSVPMGLSYKVQISNDSLFTNPVYYSTSFSATNAVLLKFNTKYYWRVKAFSESDSSGWSDIRKFTTIQKVKIIKPTDSAKNQYVKMNFKWNAISGLANYEYEMDTTLAFSSPFYVGSLIAANKTESNSKQLGFGEHYYLRMRALHAADTSDWSDALNVWTIDTVLLKKPADDTIKKSPVCKLEWKWTGSNFYQYALSVDTLFTSPMYFTVDTLSTIYTAGTDTIIRTFTDTLLFGQKYFWKVRAYNHLDTSKWSEIRRFTTIDVVSLISPANNDTSISITPAFSWTKVGDIGAYNLEIDTSNAFSNPRYYTILDSLTSYTIPGTEPLNYFQSYYWRMRAITSLDSTDWSAPFKFTTAKNTASINDYENATITYNIYPNPSSTGQIYIQVGSSHESDIIISVINLVGQEIFSETMKMSEGNNIYTLNLSSHIDGIYFIRININGDIKTHKIIISK
- the lipA gene encoding lipoyl synthase, whose translation is MKTKNPAQNRAEERKPDWLKIKLPQAEHYSYIKNYLSEYNLHTICESGKCPNIAECWSAKTATFMILGDSCTRNCKFCAVSHGNMKPPDEDEPFKIAEAIAKIGLWHCVLTSVTRDDLTDGGAQIWYDTITAIKKYSKNTTIEALIPDFKGSEDSLEMVIHAKPEIISHNLETVERLSPAIRYNANYRRSLQVLKYIDKAGVTSKSGIMVGLGEKENEIYAVMDDLLSVNCKIITIGQYLQPARQNHSVLKYYTPEEFFKFKKIAMEKGFKNAECGPMIRSSYHAQNHISINRKLM
- a CDS encoding T9SS type A sorting domain-containing protein, whose amino-acid sequence is MKSKNLLISSGILVVVAVIFVLSVISGNSERKYNPKKSQIYQEYAGAAKWLASIKNDPLTGELNIIDVLNAQKEIAQLTNSKAIGLQWDELGPNNVGGRTRAILVDKDNSNVLYAGGVAGGLFKTETGGTSWIPLPGLPDVNICCIAQSPITGYLYVGTGEYFANVDGISGTPGFLGSGLYESTDGGNSWAIFNGAKPTSTNNTGLDWSFVNDIVVDPVSGRIYAGTYKGLRYWDTNSSQWVNPVYAPNGTTILTGVCTALAIGSDQTIAAVVGNKVYISSEGSNSGNPHTFVDRTPPEIGTSRRIEIDIAPSNPNYIYAVVANAIGSLKGVYRSIDKGQNWEQIAPGGSPAFNLFGDNSQGTYDNVVTVHPTNPDKIFMGGIVVWEWHYGGNVTQVTIGSEQYDCHVDMHAIVFDKRNPNIFYLGSDGGIAKTTDGGYTFQHINRNYSITQFYALAHNGTTGIMGGTQDNSNPYVSGTGFDTKKGMVLYSGDGGWAAFSLINPDAFFGTSQYAGIWRSPDRGATYQQASNLQFMSTFMIGSYVPGENAGPFITPMLHWESFNNSYSPDYTWYVDTLKHVIGDNIVVKSQNDFYPFNYIITPEDFYYSNVTDTLFPGDTLYVKDIITSHFFVGTANGVWMTKKALHFGITPQWFNIANIANPHTFTISKCGNYLFVGTVGGKLYRISNILAITDSLSATYNSPYSVLEFREIESFAQAVTSIAVDPNNPNRVLATLGNYGRTKYIYYSSNALDYDPTFEAKQGTTAGKKLPAMPVYSCIFEMSNPKMVIIGTEYGMYATQDITKSEALIEWTEENNGMPRVPVFMIRQQVYNYPGVTNYGAIYVATHGRGFYGNFEYLGINNNNKPSVASAGKLNIYPNPATDYINIGFSLNVNSGLTINIYDLKGKLVKTQNIYNKPSGYHTEKLNCSELSKGSYIIQLVHGNEYKSGKFLIVR